One Gossypium hirsutum isolate 1008001.06 chromosome A11, Gossypium_hirsutum_v2.1, whole genome shotgun sequence genomic window carries:
- the LOC107955295 gene encoding cell wall / vacuolar inhibitor of fructosidase 2, whose amino-acid sequence MSPYFFIFSIIISLALTLVNGDAGLIQKTCKTTKYYDLCVSSLKSDPTSANSDTKGLAMIMVGVGMANATATSTLLSSQLLTTKNDTIMRKVLKECSDKYAHAADALQASVQDFDSELYDYVYMHIMAAADYPNACHNAFRRYPRLVYPQQIARREDGLKHICDVVLGIVDHLAS is encoded by the coding sequence ATGAGCccttattttttcattttcagtaTCATTATCTCCCTAGCATTAACCCTAGTGAATGGAGATGCTGGTTTGATCCAAAAAACTTGCAAAACCACCAAGTACTATGACCTTTGTGTCTCCTCCCTCAAATCCGATCCGACTAGCGCCAATTCGGACACAAAGGGCTTGGCTATGATCATGGTGGGAGTCGGAATGGCTAATGCGACGGCCACATCGACCCTCTTATCATCCCAATTACTTACTACCAAAAATGACACAATCATGAGGAAAGTATTGAAAGAATGCTCTGACAAGTATGCCCACGCCGCCGATGCTCTTCAAGCTTCCGTTCAAGATTTCGACTCGGAGTTATATGATTATGTCTACATGCATATAATGGCAGCTGCGGACTATCCAAATGCTTGCCATAACGCGTTTAGAAGGTACCCGAGATTGGTCTATCCGCAACAAATTGCACGTAGAGAAGATGGTTTGAAGCATATTTGTGATGTGGTATTAGGCATTGTTGATCATCTTGCTTCTTAA